Proteins co-encoded in one Acidimicrobiia bacterium genomic window:
- a CDS encoding UvrD-helicase domain-containing protein: MSAADLDARHDIASSLGENLFVEAGAGTGKTHELVGRVVGLVARGTDIRRLAVITFTEAAAAELRERVREQLAREAIASADAERRTRCEAALAAIDDAAIGTLHGFAQRTLAEFPVEAGLPPGFEVLDEIESDVAFTERWARFLDRLFADDATATAIATVTVLEIGLRPFEGIARTLGSSWDLAREWAPAPEPVPTFDPAPVLERMRAATALASKCGIEGDTLLTFLREVEARAHQVEAALDELEALELLMPKKLTSGNRGKKDSWHGAKDEVVACLNEAEHARIAAIDRVRGPAVRTLLGAVAQHVRDSVEERRRDGRIDFHDLLVMSVELLRSSPVARARLHERYEHLLLDEFQDTDPLQIELAVLIASPDADSGSKPWSDCSVVPGRIFVVGDPKQSIYRFRRADIELYRLVGEVLGDREGTRRALTTSFRARPGIVAFVNEVFEPLMSDDTPLQALYHPLIPDRDPCAATPEPVRTFGTAAPKGTDLDQLRRTEARELAAIVRRVRDERWQVRDRAVDGGTRDAHFADIAILLPTRATLSYLEEALDEADVPTRIESQSLVFATAEVEELLHVLQAADDPVDEVAIVAALRSPGFACTDTELVEFARAGGSWDYRVSPPPALPPDHAVVDGLGALLALHERRWWDGVSELVERVIRERRLLELAVERRRPRDHWRRLRFVADAARAYADRGGTSLRGFVQWAQRQADEEARAVEVIVPEPDDDAVRVLTVHGAKGLEFPVVLLTGLGLIEQARPGVVLFGDDGPEMQVGRQAVAYVSPGFEALKQREVEAWRAEQIRLLYVALTRAEDHLVISMHRREGDTCLGNHLAVAASSRPELTGSAAGRVTRDSAQDDEHDVVRTDRASWIAARHEQIATNRRAPVVAATTLARVAADAREPGLEKGETDATETPPWRRGRAGTALGRAVHAVLQTVDLATGDGLDATARAQALAEAIPGRESEIRALVESVLASSTVRTATVAGARCWREVPVAAPVAGTLVEGFIDLLIEDADGFTVVDYKTDRAPSEEALDTALARYSPQGAAYALALEAVLGRPVNRCVFVFARSGGAVEREVPDLRSAVAAVRAQVLGPQPEAAI, from the coding sequence GTGAGCGCTGCCGACCTCGACGCGCGCCATGACATCGCCTCAAGTCTTGGCGAGAACCTGTTCGTGGAAGCCGGCGCCGGCACGGGCAAGACGCACGAGCTCGTCGGACGCGTGGTCGGCCTCGTAGCTCGGGGCACCGACATCCGGCGCCTCGCCGTCATCACGTTCACCGAGGCCGCCGCGGCCGAGCTCCGTGAGCGGGTCCGCGAGCAGCTCGCCCGAGAGGCGATCGCGAGCGCCGATGCCGAGCGACGCACGCGCTGCGAGGCCGCATTGGCCGCGATCGACGACGCAGCGATCGGCACGCTGCACGGGTTTGCGCAGCGCACGCTCGCCGAGTTCCCGGTGGAGGCGGGTCTACCGCCGGGGTTCGAGGTGCTCGACGAGATCGAGTCCGACGTCGCCTTCACCGAACGTTGGGCTCGCTTCCTCGACCGACTGTTCGCCGACGACGCCACCGCGACCGCGATCGCGACTGTCACCGTCCTCGAGATCGGGCTGCGGCCGTTCGAGGGCATCGCGCGGACGCTCGGCTCGAGCTGGGACTTGGCTCGCGAGTGGGCGCCGGCGCCAGAGCCGGTGCCGACGTTCGACCCGGCGCCCGTGCTCGAGCGCATGCGCGCCGCAACCGCTTTGGCGTCGAAGTGTGGCATCGAGGGCGACACCCTGCTCACGTTCCTCCGCGAAGTCGAAGCCCGCGCCCACCAGGTCGAGGCTGCGCTCGACGAGCTCGAAGCCCTCGAGCTGCTCATGCCCAAGAAGCTGACGAGCGGCAACCGCGGCAAGAAGGACAGCTGGCACGGCGCCAAGGACGAAGTGGTCGCGTGTCTCAACGAGGCAGAGCACGCGCGCATCGCCGCGATCGACCGCGTGCGCGGCCCGGCCGTGCGAACGTTGCTCGGCGCGGTGGCACAGCACGTACGTGACTCGGTCGAGGAGCGGCGGCGCGACGGCCGCATCGACTTCCACGACCTGCTGGTGATGTCGGTCGAGCTGCTGCGCTCGTCACCCGTAGCGCGCGCTCGGCTGCACGAGCGGTACGAGCACCTGCTCCTCGACGAGTTCCAAGACACCGACCCGCTCCAGATCGAGCTCGCGGTCCTCATCGCGTCCCCCGACGCGGATTCCGGATCGAAACCGTGGTCGGACTGCAGCGTCGTCCCCGGTCGGATCTTCGTCGTTGGCGACCCGAAACAGTCGATCTACCGGTTCCGCCGCGCCGACATCGAGCTGTACCGCTTGGTCGGCGAGGTCCTCGGCGACCGCGAGGGCACACGGCGCGCGCTCACCACCAGCTTTCGCGCCCGTCCGGGGATCGTCGCGTTCGTCAACGAGGTGTTCGAGCCGTTGATGAGCGACGACACACCCTTGCAAGCGCTCTACCACCCCCTCATCCCCGACCGCGATCCGTGCGCTGCGACACCCGAGCCGGTGCGGACGTTCGGCACCGCCGCACCCAAGGGCACCGATCTGGACCAGCTGCGCCGCACCGAAGCGCGCGAGCTCGCCGCGATCGTGCGTCGGGTGCGAGACGAGCGCTGGCAGGTGCGGGACCGAGCCGTCGACGGCGGCACTCGCGACGCCCATTTCGCCGACATCGCGATCTTGCTCCCCACGCGGGCAACGCTCTCCTACCTCGAAGAGGCACTCGACGAGGCCGACGTGCCCACACGCATCGAGAGCCAGTCGCTCGTCTTCGCCACCGCCGAGGTCGAAGAGCTGCTCCATGTGCTCCAGGCCGCCGACGACCCGGTCGATGAGGTGGCGATCGTCGCCGCACTCCGGTCACCGGGCTTCGCGTGCACCGACACCGAGCTCGTCGAGTTCGCGCGCGCCGGCGGTTCCTGGGACTACCGGGTTTCTCCCCCACCAGCGCTCCCGCCCGATCATGCGGTCGTCGACGGTCTGGGTGCGCTCCTCGCCCTGCACGAACGACGGTGGTGGGACGGCGTGAGCGAGCTCGTCGAACGCGTGATCCGTGAACGGCGGCTGCTTGAGCTCGCGGTCGAGCGTCGACGGCCGCGCGATCACTGGCGCCGATTGCGCTTCGTGGCCGACGCGGCACGGGCGTACGCCGACCGGGGCGGCACAAGCCTGCGCGGCTTCGTGCAGTGGGCACAGCGGCAGGCCGACGAGGAGGCACGCGCCGTCGAGGTGATCGTGCCTGAGCCCGACGACGACGCGGTCCGCGTGCTCACCGTTCACGGTGCCAAGGGCTTGGAGTTCCCCGTCGTTCTGCTCACTGGGCTGGGCCTCATCGAGCAAGCCCGGCCTGGCGTCGTGCTCTTCGGAGACGACGGCCCCGAGATGCAGGTCGGGCGCCAGGCGGTTGCGTATGTGAGCCCAGGGTTCGAGGCACTCAAGCAGCGCGAGGTCGAGGCATGGCGCGCCGAGCAGATCCGTCTCCTCTACGTCGCGCTGACCCGCGCCGAGGACCACCTCGTGATCAGCATGCACCGACGCGAAGGTGACACATGCCTCGGCAACCATCTCGCCGTCGCCGCCAGCTCGCGTCCGGAGCTCACGGGGAGCGCGGCGGGTCGCGTCACGCGCGACTCGGCGCAGGACGACGAGCACGACGTTGTCCGCACCGACCGAGCCTCGTGGATCGCAGCCCGCCACGAGCAGATCGCGACGAACCGCCGCGCGCCAGTGGTCGCCGCGACCACGCTGGCTCGCGTGGCCGCCGACGCGCGGGAGCCCGGGCTCGAGAAGGGTGAGACCGACGCGACGGAGACACCACCGTGGCGCCGTGGGCGCGCCGGCACCGCGCTCGGGCGCGCCGTGCACGCCGTGCTCCAGACCGTCGACCTCGCGACGGGCGACGGGCTGGACGCCACCGCCCGCGCCCAAGCACTGGCGGAGGCCATCCCGGGGCGGGAAAGCGAGATCCGCGCGCTCGTCGAGAGCGTCCTCGCTTCGTCCACCGTGCGAACAGCGACCGTCGCTGGTGCGCGCTGCTGGCGGGAGGTGCCGGTCGCGGCGCCGGTTGCCGGAACGCTCGTCGAGGGCTTCATCGACCTCCTCATCGAGGACGCCGACGGCTTCACGGTGGTCGACTACAAGACCGACCGGGCGCCGTCGGAAGAGGCGCTTGACACCGCCCTTGCGCGCTACTCCCCGCAAGGGGCGGCGTATGCGCTGGCGCTCGAGGCGGTGCTGGGGCGACCGGTCAATCGGTGCGTGTTCGTGTTCGCCCGGTCGGGGGGCG
- a CDS encoding PD-(D/E)XK nuclease family protein, whose protein sequence is MSGSGGLLLVPHGLAAREALAVVVAELQSDDPLAPVTVAVPSTYAALSLRRGLGAQRGFVNVRFLALARVAELLGAPFLAEPNRRPLTPALALGAIRTALAEDPGDFGPVARHPATVRSLASTFAELRELDDDALSRLATGGGRAPTVVRLYRRVRDLTRDYYDDEDQLAAATAVVASDGRGLTDIGTLVLHLPQALSPAGVAFVAAFGERGRARAVLGFTGDPVVDAGTHALAARLTPALGPPQPPPSGPPMHPPFGSVVVSCPDADEEVRTVVRDVLARVEAGTPLHRMAVTYRLSEPYARLLHEHFDAAGIPAHGPSPRRLRDTAAGRALLGLLMLEGTGFRRDAVMEVLTSAPLIERAGGKRVPGPRWDRLSCAANIVGGLDEWRLRLERHAADRRALLERRAQADGALFAIDAPDRVLDDCERLTAFVTDLAAQLTPPGGADWRALSDWAVQLLERYVGRTLPAAAPDAEQVALDRVRAVVEGLAGLDALDAPASAAALRAALEEELDVSVGHTGTFGDGVLIAPVGAVLGTDYAALFVVGMSEGTFPPPARDDPVLPDAERDRVDSALARRPERRLQERAAFLAALASGAWRALSYARADTRAQRAVRPAAWLLETAAAHADRLVAAHELEPATEAASEAIGAGWLRIVASFDDAVRATATPASLQEHDVQSLLRTNGSRLRHPLVRAEPRLGAGLRCVRARTSRHLDTWDGVVDTRFVKVPGEDAVLSPTALETWARCPFRYLLGRVLRVEALERPEARDRISPRHRGTLIHEVLEVFLTAHPRESPEQPWSPSERAELRAMAEAVCDSFERLGLTGRPVLWTLDRSRILRELDRVLDTDESVRASRGLVPHAMELGFGNPDDELPPVRFELSTGVSVAFRGRIDRVDRDRDGHLEVFDYKTGNANITSDDLLADPVDGGTRLQLALYALAVREGEPDRPVRASYWFTRSAGDAAVQGFELDADAEERVRFVLDLVAEEITEGHFPAYPGVDNYMFGPDSCRYCDYDRLCPRDRVRRFERRREDPALDGILSLREPSDDDEVAEDPS, encoded by the coding sequence GTGTCGGGCTCCGGTGGCCTCCTGCTCGTACCTCATGGTTTGGCCGCGCGCGAGGCGTTGGCCGTCGTTGTTGCCGAGCTCCAGAGCGATGATCCGCTCGCCCCGGTCACGGTCGCCGTCCCGTCCACCTATGCCGCGCTGTCGCTACGACGCGGCCTGGGGGCGCAGCGCGGGTTCGTGAACGTGCGCTTCCTCGCCCTGGCCCGGGTTGCCGAGCTCCTGGGCGCGCCCTTCCTCGCGGAGCCGAATCGGCGACCGCTCACCCCGGCGCTTGCCCTCGGCGCGATCCGCACCGCGCTGGCCGAGGACCCCGGCGACTTCGGCCCAGTGGCTCGCCACCCAGCGACCGTGCGCAGCCTCGCGTCGACGTTCGCCGAGCTCCGCGAGCTGGACGACGACGCGCTCTCCCGGCTCGCCACCGGCGGCGGTAGAGCCCCCACCGTTGTGCGCCTCTACCGGCGAGTGCGCGATCTCACCCGTGACTACTACGACGACGAAGACCAGCTCGCGGCAGCAACCGCCGTGGTCGCATCCGATGGGCGGGGGCTCACCGACATCGGCACGCTCGTGCTGCATCTCCCGCAGGCGCTCAGCCCCGCGGGCGTGGCGTTCGTAGCCGCATTCGGCGAGCGCGGCCGTGCACGCGCCGTGCTCGGCTTCACCGGCGATCCTGTCGTCGACGCCGGCACGCATGCGCTCGCAGCACGCCTTACGCCCGCGCTCGGACCGCCGCAACCGCCGCCGAGCGGGCCGCCGATGCACCCACCGTTCGGGTCCGTCGTGGTGTCGTGCCCCGATGCGGATGAAGAAGTCCGGACCGTGGTGCGAGACGTCCTCGCGCGCGTCGAGGCCGGTACGCCACTGCACCGCATGGCCGTCACGTACCGGCTGTCCGAGCCCTACGCCCGGCTGCTCCACGAGCACTTCGACGCCGCGGGCATCCCCGCGCACGGTCCATCACCGCGGCGTCTGCGCGACACCGCGGCCGGGCGCGCGCTGCTTGGTCTCCTCATGCTCGAAGGCACGGGATTTCGTCGCGACGCCGTGATGGAGGTGCTCACGAGCGCTCCGCTCATCGAGCGCGCGGGCGGGAAGCGGGTTCCCGGCCCCCGCTGGGACCGGCTGTCGTGCGCGGCCAACATCGTGGGCGGGCTCGACGAATGGCGGCTGCGGCTCGAGCGTCACGCGGCCGATCGACGCGCCCTGCTGGAGCGCCGCGCGCAAGCCGACGGCGCGCTCTTCGCCATCGATGCACCCGACCGGGTGCTCGACGATTGCGAGCGGCTGACGGCGTTCGTCACCGACCTCGCGGCTCAGCTCACGCCGCCTGGTGGTGCCGACTGGCGCGCGCTCTCCGACTGGGCCGTGCAGCTGCTCGAGCGTTACGTGGGTCGCACGTTGCCCGCAGCCGCGCCCGATGCGGAGCAGGTTGCGCTTGATCGCGTGCGCGCCGTCGTCGAGGGTCTCGCCGGACTCGACGCGCTCGATGCTCCGGCATCCGCGGCCGCGTTGCGTGCGGCCCTCGAAGAGGAGCTGGACGTGAGCGTCGGACACACCGGTACGTTCGGCGACGGCGTGCTGATCGCGCCGGTCGGAGCGGTGCTGGGCACCGATTACGCCGCGCTCTTCGTCGTGGGCATGAGCGAGGGCACATTCCCACCTCCAGCGCGCGACGACCCGGTGCTCCCGGATGCGGAGCGCGATCGCGTCGACAGCGCGTTGGCGCGCCGCCCAGAGCGACGGTTGCAGGAACGCGCGGCGTTCCTCGCCGCGCTGGCGAGCGGCGCCTGGCGTGCCCTCTCGTACGCCCGCGCCGACACCCGGGCGCAACGAGCCGTGCGCCCAGCCGCATGGCTCCTCGAGACCGCCGCGGCCCACGCAGACCGCCTCGTCGCCGCGCACGAGCTCGAGCCAGCCACGGAAGCGGCGAGTGAAGCCATCGGAGCCGGATGGCTGCGCATCGTCGCGTCGTTCGACGACGCGGTGCGCGCCACGGCGACCCCCGCCTCGCTCCAGGAGCACGACGTCCAGTCGCTCCTGCGCACCAACGGGTCGCGCCTGCGTCACCCGCTGGTCCGCGCCGAGCCCCGGCTCGGGGCCGGTCTCCGCTGCGTGCGGGCGCGCACGAGTCGCCATCTCGACACTTGGGATGGGGTCGTCGACACGCGCTTCGTCAAGGTGCCCGGTGAAGATGCCGTGCTTTCGCCGACCGCGCTCGAGACCTGGGCTCGTTGCCCGTTCCGGTATCTCCTCGGTCGCGTGCTCCGAGTGGAGGCGCTCGAGCGACCCGAGGCACGCGACCGGATCTCGCCGCGCCACCGCGGCACGCTCATCCACGAGGTGCTCGAGGTGTTCCTCACGGCACATCCTCGTGAGTCACCGGAACAGCCGTGGTCGCCCTCGGAGCGGGCCGAGCTGCGCGCGATGGCCGAGGCCGTGTGTGACAGCTTCGAGCGCTTGGGGCTGACCGGTCGGCCGGTCTTGTGGACCCTCGACCGTTCACGGATCCTGCGGGAGCTCGACCGTGTGCTCGACACCGACGAGTCGGTTCGGGCCAGTCGTGGTCTCGTGCCACACGCGATGGAGCTGGGTTTCGGCAACCCGGACGACGAGCTGCCCCCCGTGCGCTTCGAGCTGTCAACCGGCGTGTCGGTCGCGTTCCGGGGTCGCATCGACCGCGTCGACCGCGACCGAGACGGTCACCTCGAAGTGTTCGACTACAAGACCGGGAACGCCAATATCACCTCCGACGATCTGCTCGCGGATCCTGTCGACGGAGGAACGCGCCTCCAGCTCGCGCTCTACGCGCTCGCAGTACGTGAGGGCGAGCCCGATCGACCCGTGCGAGCGTCCTACTGGTTCACGCGCAGCGCCGGAGACGCAGCGGTTCAGGGCTTCGAGCTCGACGCCGATGCGGAGGAGCGGGTGCGCTTCGTCCTCGACCTCGTCGCCGAGGAGATCACGGAAGGGCATTTCCCCGCCTACCCCGGTGTCGACAACTACATGTTCGGTCCCGACAGCTGCCGGTATTGCGACTACGACCGGTTGTGCCCGCGAGATCGGGTCCGGCGCTTCGAGCGCCGCCGCGAAGATCCGGCACTCGACGGCATCCTCTCGCTTCGCGAGCCGTCCGATGACGACGAAGTCGCGGAGGACCCCTCGTGA
- a CDS encoding transglycosylase domain-containing protein: MEGLMRRLPQALRAFFITVVIGGVSVGACLAALIPGADLLGGASFYESTKIGELSDLAQRSTIYDADNRVLAVLGLENREPVDLDAVPEVLQNAVVAGEDKTFWRNNGVDLNGTLRAFIKNLTEGGIVQGGSTISQQLVKNRILSNKRDINRKIREIILALQLNEKFSKREILEQYLNTVYFGQGSYGVKSAVERFFLNASPFGPVSSTDLANVSIGQAALLAGLISNPEGNNPFLYPERAKLRRELALENMVEEEYITQAQADAANLEPLPNPALKPPPELRPRTSWGEEVQDRLFTDPIFEVLGSTPKERRQKVLTGGLKIYATLDPKLQADAQNAVDSILPTGADGFTASLVSIDPRNGYVKAMVAGPGFENSEYNIATSYPGRQSGSTWKVITLAAGLESGFSPADIVNGASPCEFKQYGRTINAEGGGGGPMTMRAATASSVNCAFARMELAAGFQRVMDTAQKMGITQNTLKPILTLTLGTIETTALEMATVTATIASGGIHRTPTFVSKIVAPDGEVVFDAKNLVSSRAISANAAACETDLMRGVVSGGTGTAARLNDRPTAGKTGTTDNLADANFLGFTPQLATFIWHGSPLARIPGAGFGGGIPARIFKRYMDAALTGEPVLQFPPPGPFCARSAAFITENGRVATFNGLFPGQSTIPTQIPPTVIINTLPTLPPTTSTTAPKCVPPDSDPSDPDCDP, encoded by the coding sequence ATGGAGGGCCTCATGCGTCGCCTGCCCCAAGCCCTTCGCGCCTTCTTCATCACCGTCGTCATCGGTGGTGTGTCCGTCGGTGCGTGCCTCGCGGCGCTGATCCCGGGGGCCGATCTGCTCGGGGGCGCCAGCTTCTACGAGTCCACGAAGATCGGGGAGCTGTCCGACCTTGCCCAGCGCTCCACGATCTACGACGCCGACAACCGGGTGCTCGCCGTGCTCGGTCTCGAGAACCGTGAGCCGGTCGACCTCGACGCGGTCCCCGAGGTCCTGCAGAACGCGGTGGTCGCGGGGGAGGACAAGACGTTCTGGCGGAACAACGGCGTCGACCTCAACGGCACCCTGCGCGCCTTCATCAAGAACCTCACCGAGGGCGGAATCGTGCAAGGTGGCTCCACGATCAGCCAGCAGCTCGTGAAGAACCGGATCCTGTCCAACAAGCGAGATATCAACCGCAAGATCCGCGAGATCATCCTCGCCCTCCAGCTCAACGAGAAGTTCTCGAAGCGCGAGATCCTCGAGCAGTACCTCAACACCGTCTACTTCGGGCAAGGCTCGTACGGCGTGAAGTCGGCCGTCGAGCGCTTCTTCCTCAACGCGTCGCCCTTCGGCCCCGTGTCGTCCACCGATCTGGCGAACGTCAGCATCGGCCAGGCCGCGTTGCTCGCCGGGCTCATCTCGAACCCCGAGGGCAACAACCCGTTCTTGTACCCCGAGCGGGCGAAGCTGCGGCGCGAGCTGGCGCTCGAGAACATGGTCGAGGAGGAGTACATCACCCAGGCGCAGGCCGACGCTGCGAACCTCGAGCCGCTGCCGAACCCAGCCCTCAAGCCGCCGCCCGAGCTGCGACCGCGCACCTCGTGGGGTGAGGAGGTGCAAGACCGACTCTTCACCGACCCGATTTTCGAAGTGCTCGGCTCCACGCCAAAGGAACGCAGGCAGAAGGTGCTCACGGGTGGGCTGAAGATCTACGCGACGTTGGACCCGAAGCTCCAGGCCGACGCGCAGAACGCGGTCGACTCGATCCTCCCGACCGGGGCCGACGGCTTCACTGCCTCCCTGGTGTCGATCGACCCGCGCAACGGCTACGTGAAGGCGATGGTGGCCGGCCCGGGCTTCGAGAACAGCGAGTACAACATCGCGACCAGCTACCCGGGTCGTCAGTCGGGGTCGACGTGGAAGGTCATCACGCTCGCTGCCGGGCTCGAGTCTGGTTTCTCACCCGCCGACATCGTCAACGGGGCTTCGCCGTGCGAGTTCAAGCAGTACGGCCGCACGATCAACGCTGAGGGCGGTGGCGGTGGCCCGATGACGATGCGCGCTGCGACCGCGAGTTCCGTGAACTGCGCGTTCGCCCGGATGGAGCTGGCGGCCGGCTTCCAGAGGGTGATGGACACCGCGCAGAAGATGGGGATCACGCAAAACACGCTCAAGCCGATCCTCACGCTCACGTTGGGCACGATCGAGACGACCGCACTCGAGATGGCCACGGTCACGGCGACGATCGCCAGCGGCGGCATCCACCGCACGCCCACGTTCGTGAGCAAGATCGTGGCGCCCGACGGCGAAGTGGTGTTCGACGCCAAGAACCTCGTGTCCTCCCGTGCCATCTCGGCCAACGCCGCGGCGTGCGAGACCGACCTCATGCGCGGCGTGGTCAGCGGTGGCACCGGTACCGCGGCCCGCCTGAACGACCGCCCCACGGCCGGCAAGACCGGCACCACCGACAATTTGGCCGACGCCAACTTCCTCGGCTTCACGCCGCAACTCGCCACGTTCATCTGGCACGGCAGCCCGCTCGCCCGCATCCCTGGTGCCGGTTTCGGAGGTGGCATCCCGGCGCGGATCTTCAAGCGGTACATGGATGCCGCGCTGACCGGTGAGCCGGTGCTCCAGTTCCCCCCGCCCGGCCCGTTCTGCGCGCGCTCGGCCGCGTTCATCACCGAGAACGGCCGCGTGGCCACGTTCAACGGACTCTTCCCCGGCCAGAGCACGATCCCGACGCAGATCCCACCCACCGTCATCATCAACACGTTGCCGACGCTCCCGCCGACGACGTCGACCACTGCACCGAAGTGTGTTCCACCGGACTCCGATCCCAGCGATCCGGACTGCGATCCGTGA
- a CDS encoding C4-type zinc ribbon domain-containing protein: MTSLEPLLDLQERDLALDRLRHRRDTLPERAALAAAEAEVAALQAQLDRARAARDEVLAEERRLDQEAQSFATQAEDHERRLYSGEISSPRDLQALQSDVQGLRRRQQETEDLQLATMERREPLDGEVARLEQEIERTEGAVIAALDALSAAEAEIDGEATGERGARDALAAGVDNDLLADYEQRRAKANGVGAARLVGNTCQACHLTIPATEVERIRKAPAGTVTYCDNCGSILIP, encoded by the coding sequence GTGACGTCGCTCGAACCCCTGCTCGATCTCCAGGAGCGCGACCTCGCGCTCGATCGACTCCGTCACCGGCGCGACACGCTGCCCGAACGCGCCGCGCTGGCCGCGGCCGAGGCCGAGGTCGCTGCGCTCCAGGCCCAGCTCGACCGCGCTCGTGCGGCGCGCGACGAAGTGCTCGCGGAGGAGCGTCGCCTCGACCAAGAAGCCCAGTCCTTCGCCACACAAGCCGAAGACCACGAACGACGCCTCTATTCAGGCGAGATCTCGTCCCCTCGCGACCTCCAGGCGCTCCAGTCCGACGTGCAGGGGCTTCGTCGCCGTCAGCAGGAGACCGAAGACCTTCAGCTCGCGACAATGGAGCGTCGCGAGCCGCTCGACGGCGAAGTCGCACGCCTCGAGCAAGAGATCGAGCGCACCGAGGGTGCGGTGATTGCCGCGCTGGACGCACTTTCAGCGGCCGAGGCCGAGATCGACGGCGAGGCGACGGGGGAGCGCGGCGCACGCGATGCGCTGGCCGCCGGCGTCGACAACGACCTGCTCGCTGACTACGAGCAGCGCCGGGCAAAGGCCAACGGCGTTGGTGCGGCCCGGCTCGTCGGCAACACGTGCCAGGCCTGCCACCTCACGATCCCCGCGACCGAAGTCGAGCGGATCCGCAAAGCGCCAGCCGGAACGGTCACCTATTGCGACAACTGCGGCTCGATCCTGATCCCGTGA